Within the Debaryomyces hansenii CBS767 chromosome E complete sequence genome, the region TTGGAACTGTGGTTTTCTTGTTCGTACTCATTTCGCCATCTATCCAGTTCGAAGCGTACTACAGTGGTTTTATCAGATTTATAATCAATCACAATATTGCAATAGAGCTGttttttttattgaaaatgtgttcaaatgatgaaataagAGGTTTTAGTTAAAGATCTAAGCGCATGACGCTTGAGCAAATTCTACCTACAATCCATTGCAACTTTAGTTGAATATTTGGCATATAGATGAAATcttatattgaaaagttgtGAAGggaaaataattttaagcATAAATAAACTATAAATATCCTActttgaattgaattttcttgtttcgaaagtttaatattcaattcttatGGTTCAAGGTAATAAATGTTTTGCAATGGAGTGACCTTATAAATGAGAATCGAACCTTTTACTAGCTTCTTCCCAGTTTATAACATTCCAAATAGCCTTGAAATAATCAGCTTTAACATTTTGatattgcaaataataGGCATGCTCCCATGCATCAATTGCTATCAATGGAACTAGGGGATCGGTAACAGTGTCTTGGTTGTATGTAGTCACAACATCTAGGTTCCCACCGTTCTGTTTGTTTTTAACGATGAATGCCCATCCTGAACCCTGAATACTAGCCAACTTAGCGTTTGTAATGcttatcaaattatcaattgaacCATACtgttcaataattttcttgCCAAGGTTAGTATCCGATCCTGGATGTTTTCCACCATTCTGAGAATTAGGT harbors:
- a CDS encoding DEHA2E01232p (similar to uniprot|P79022 Candida sp.HN95 MnSOD Mn-Superoxide Dismutase protein precursor), which translates into the protein MSNSPAFGKNKIELPQLDWAYDSLEPYISGKINEIHHKKHHQTYVNGYNSAIEQLIEAESQGDVKKAIVIQQNIKFHGGGHTNHVLFWKSLAPNSQNGGKHPGSDTNLGKKIIEQYGSIDNLISITNAKLASIQGSGWAFIVKNKQNGGNLDVVTTYNQDTVTDPLVPLIAIDAWEHAYYLQYQNVKADYFKAIWNVINWEEASKRFDSHL